In the Phyllopteryx taeniolatus isolate TA_2022b chromosome 1, UOR_Ptae_1.2, whole genome shotgun sequence genome, GAGGAAGACCGAGCTGAGAGGAGCATATAAATGTGGCGCAAATGAAGCGAATGCACGTTGAGCGTGTAACAAATTCTCGCAACGGACACGAGTCTGAACGTTTTATTGAAGGATGTGACGTCTGATGAATGCTTGGCCGCCAAGATTCTAGAGTGACTCGAGCAGACGCCGTGATGTGGACCAATCAGAGACAAGCTGTTTTTCATCGTTAAATGGGGAAAGAGCGATCCAACCAGAGCAAAGCTCGTTTACATGGTCGCATAATAACGAGAAATCAGAGTCTCAAATGACAGGCAGAAGAGACCAActaaaatagcttgaaaaaggacattttgggaaTTACCAACCAAAATGATCATGGAAACCCAGTAAAAGGacaaatattataaaaatgtaatttaaaaataaacagatggaAAGGGACctttaacattttgaacatgCAAGAATTGATCATATAATGAGCCATCGCGTTGCATGGCTTGGCTCGTCCAGACGTATTTTGTTGAAGAGCAACATCAAACCTCCTCCGGCTCTCACGTACCTGTGGGTAAATTACTTCTATCGCAATGCATTAATGGCCACCGTGTCTTTGAAAATATTCAGCGCCACTGACTCCACGTTATCCTTTCCCCGAGCGAGTTTCTTGGCATACGATACTGACAAAATCATTCAGCTCATGTCTTTGAAGACAGTCGCTAGAGGTAAAAAAAGAGTCACTAAATACAGGGACACAGTCCCTAAATTGGCAACACCGAATGCTTTTGTGAACTTGCTCGACTTTGAACTACAAAAGAAAAACCATTCATAAAACGAGAACTCACAAAAGCATTTAAAGAATTGTGGAATCGAGTCTCCGTCTGCAGTCTTTCCAGGAAGCTGCCAACCCTGACCGCTGCAGTTGCCACCAACGAGCAAAAGCAAACACACAACAGCTCCCAGGCAGCCCAGTTTTCTTCTTAACGAGCcgcttttatttctatttttgtaatttgtatgATTTGTCTTGAAACACTATTTATAAGCCAACCCGCATGGGTGGTGAAAAGTCAACATCTGTCCCAGAATTACAGGAATTCAAAGCTTCAAGTCAAACAGACTTGTTATATGTTCAATATAAGAAACGTGAACGAGTGCAAGTGTTTGTTAGTAACAGTTGTAAGAGTAGTTCAATACAaaattgcttttatttgaaaggtaaaaatgtagtttttgttcAAAGCAGCTGATTCTTGATGAATGGCGACAATATTTGAGATAAATGATTTGTGCCTAATGAATACGTTTGACCAGTCAACAAGTTCTGCACCAGTATAGCAAGACTTACGCTTGTAGTCCAGACTAGTAACAGAATTTAGTGCACtagtaaaacttttttttcttttctttttgcactACTTTGATATTTCTGCGCACTCGTACAACTTACTGGTGAGGTAAAATTGTCCACTGGTTGACTGTGTACTGCTAAGTGAAGCACTAGACGTTAACTAGTACAATTTTATATGCAGTTGTGAACTAGTGTACAATTTTGCCTCACGATTAACATATATACATAGTAGTTCTACTAGTGTTtactaaaatacagtaacatacagtagtgggaaaaaaatcgaGTCACTCTACTAGCGCAGATGAACGAGTGTACTACATGGTACTTAAGTTGGATATCTAATAAATTCTCAAACAGGTTTCTCTACTTTACTACTAAGGTTTGTGTACTagaaggccaaaagtggcactagtggggggaaaaaaattgtgtgcCATAGTTCTACTAGTACACTGAATTGTCtgactagtgaggacaaatagtgtactagtacatggaccttaagctggatatcaaataaatgctcaaacaagTTTCCATTGTTTACTAGTAAGGATTATTTGCATGCTAGTAGGCCAAAGGTGGCACtagtaggggaaaaaaacagtagtgGGCAATAGTTGTTATGCTAGTGCATTGAATTGTGTTACCCGTGAGGACAAAGGGCGTACAATACTTGTATATGGACTTGGCTTTgaaacatttgagcatttacttGATATTGGATAAATCCTCAAACTGCTTTCCATAGTTGAGGAGCAGGCCAAACGCGGCACTAGTAACCTTACCAGAAAGACAGTCAttgtactagtgcactgaattgtcttactagcgTACTAATACCTTAAACTGGATATTGAGAATATGGAACAAATGTTGAAATGGCTTTCCGTAGTACCCGAAGCTCCATATCTGTTGCTGGCTTTCTCCAGTAAGACACCAGGTGGCAGCGGTCAGTATGTGACATAGTTTGCAGGAAAGATGCCCTTTCGTCCACCCACTTGCCCCTCCCACCAGTCGTACTGGTTGTCGGTCTTGGTGATGATGGTGATGCGGTCGCCAGGTTGGAAGCTCAAGTCACCAGGCTGCTGACCGTCAAATGCGTGGACCGCAGTGACCACCAGGGTTTCGCCCGCTCCGGCCACTTGCTTTTCCCCTTCTGGAGACACAAACATGGTGTTAGCTCACGTGGCCATTTTTATGTACAGAATGTTTGTAAATGATAGGCGCCAGGATACTTTCAGGTGGCAGACAAGTGTTTgaaacttgttgtgtttggggttGTGCTGCCAGATATACTCCAAaaggtttttcattttcaatttctCTTAAAACATCAAAACTCATCCGACGCAACCTCTGGTTGAGGAGTATAAATGGAGTGGAtgttagggctgggcgattatggaaaattaataatcatgattaggGCCCCTACTGATTATTCAGCCAATATTAGCTCTTTCaaatcagccatttttttttcttttacacatTGACACTTTGCCAATCCCAATTAGATTCCAATTAGTCGCCCAGCCCTAGTGCATGTTGTAAATAATTGTACAGAGGAGATCGCAAGATGTAGTAGCCACTTGTAAAAGGGATGGACTGGGAACCAAACCAACATCATAAGGTTTGTCGAAAGAACTTTCTCCCAGGTATATATAAAACGTTTGcttgggttgtctttgagtCACTTAGCAAAACACAATGGCTAGCCTGTGGTGAAAAGAGTTTGTCTGCCATTAATCCGAGCAAAAGAAAAGCCAATTCATTAGCCCGTACCTCAACAATCCTGTTAACTACACTGGTGGCTTGAGATACGGGTGACCAGACTTACGAGTTTTCCAAAATATGAGCCGTCATTCGGACgatttttttgatttgatttgcgaGCACTTTATGGCGGCagtaaactcaattcaacttcacaataagcagcagtttggcaaatactGGACTGTTTCGTCAAAAAACAGGTTTCAAGCTATTTAacgccactcccagttgaggtctGCTATCAAAttaacaaacaaagaaaatttaATCTTGTGTTTCAAACAACCAAACTATGTTGGCCCCTGTTAGCTGAATGCTTTACATGAATGGAAAAATGCTAGtcatgctaacagttagcattcTGTACATAAAAATGGCCACGTGAGCAATTTTTCAACCCTTTAAGTAATCGATATTTCCACACAAACTGtggaacaacacatgtagacataaTACTCATAGGCTTATATTCTTCATccgtgacaaaaaaagaaaaataatgtaattttacagCATCTTACGGAGTAAGAGTACAAGAGAAATctattcttctttgtttgtctgcatgactgtattataaagtactgcctcctggtggtcACAGCAGCAAAAACTCTCTGTTTTACATTCTACCAGGAcgtgtaaaatatttgtaatctcAGGCAAAATAAAGGTTGAATACAAAttaaattctatttaaaaatgttattcctCTTTTTTTGGAACAGGACTGCATGCTACTCATGTGGTCATTGGGGGCTACGTGGTGCCTGCCGGCAActtgttggtgacccctggtctAGACAATTTATGCATGCTTGGTGCAGATGTTGAGGTTCCAATTATTTGTTACATGTGTCACAAGAATGTGTGTCATACCCAAGTTTGGAGCTCTTCTGGAAGGAATCTGACCTAAAACAGAAACCCCCATCCCCATAATAAAACATATTATTGATCAATTTTAACCAAGTGTAAGCTATATCCACTAGGGGATGCTGCTGCAAGAAAGAAGCAGCTCGCTGAAGACCAACTTACTTGAAGTGTTAGATTTGTAGATGGAAATATTTGGGTAAAGTGACTTTTTACCTACCGcacctgcgcacacacacacatgcaatcaTGTTGCCATGGTTACAGTGACATTCAGAGGGGAATGTCCTCATGCTTCAAATGTGGAACAGGAAGTAAGCGTGCTTTGACATGGGTGAAGTCCATGTGATGGACATACACTCCAGTACTGGTGCAGGACTTGTACTGTTGTGGATTTACCAGGATCGGACTGGTTCTGGAAGGTGCTCGCTGCTGGCTGAGGAGTAGGCGCTGGAGGTCGGGAAGGAGGACGCGACGACTGAaaacagacaaatacaaaaacttTGTCAGCGATCAACAGAAAAACGCAGTTGGTGTTTGAAGAGGAATTCTTGAGCGTGAACAGgtttgttttattgacaatatTGACATGATGTATTTTCTGAAGACTATTTTTACACCAAGTTTGGCAGTGTTGCGAAAGCTCTTCTCtcgtgtgtcaaatttacaagacatttttttcactttacattACTTCAAAGGACCTCTCCAATTCTGAGAACATCGGCACTTATTTaatattaggattttttttcttttgttttggccCACCCACATTTAGGTTGAAATCCTGCACGAGCCTGCTGACGGAGGACATTTTCTTATTGAGCTAGTACGTGTGCTGTGGCGTGATTGTAgtctatattgaaagtctgaatgtttttagacaagtgaaaatagtgagatgagatacatttgagtaggcttgttttgttaaaatcgaTCTGTAATGCTTCGTCGCAGAAGGAAGGCAGCCGCATGAGGTAAGTGCGTGCAGATTTAATACGGTATACATAGCTTTTGTCAGCGCACCATGTTATTCATTGAATCGCTTGTGGCTCTAAGACCTCTGAAAAAGAACTTGAGAAGATGATGCAGCACAGAGATTTgcttttaaaggctttttgtatgGTGGGGTTGTCTCGTcaccacagtggactttgatgGGCACAGCTGGCTGGCGCCGTGTTCATACCATTTGAATCAATGACACTAATAAACTTGTGAtattttagcatattaaattagcgattgaacataattttggtgTGCTGTTGTGTTGAAGTGAGTGTTCAACAGCATACGATAGCAACATTAGGTATAATACtaacttgaacaaagcggtgtttggaaacaAGCAAGGTAGGGTTTTTTTGTCCccattttttcctgaaaatttgtcattttggaggtggggtAATTTTGCCCTACAGCGACAACATAAATATGACTAAACAcagccactttatagtatagtacattcctttgtccacaccaGCTATGCAGCAAATTTGGTCTGCAGTTCCGTCGCtgatgtcacaccaagacatcaatccatgcattttcttatcctcacttgggtcgcaggcatgctgaaGCCTGGCCTatctgactctgggtgagaggcgggatagagcctgaactagtcgccagccaatcacagggaacatgaACAacgaaccattcgcactcacattcacaccaatggagtcttcaattaacctaccatacatgtttttggaatgtgcgaggaaaccaaagtacctggagaaaactcacgcaggcacagagagaacatacCACACtggtgaggccggatttaaacccaggtcctcagaactgtgaggcagatgtgctaaccagtcgctcaccgtgccacccttcAAACCAACACATGACAGCATATTGATTTTGGCAATATGAAAAGGGCCGTTCCCAGGGAAAATAGaaatttaccaattgctccaaaacagatattattggaaatgactgtcagtttcattttcttgaacaACAAATGCATAAAgagaacttgttagtgaaatataggcTATCTGGATACTATATGTCCTTTATGTACAGCGTGagagtactttttccacctctgCTACTAGTGCATAAGTACAACTGAAAGAAAACCACAAAATGTAGCACTTTGCATGCATACCAATTACACAGTGTGTTTCAAACAGTATACCTTAGTGGTCACATTCTTGCTGCTCCAGTCTGTAACATTGGACTCCGTGTAGCTATTTAAGATATCATAGAGGTTGTCGCACTCCTGAGGTGGCTCCACATCGCCATTCAAAATGCCCGACGCTCGCAAATCCTGAGAGTAGAACCTGCAAGCTCACAAAAACACCTGCATTAGAGctccaattaaaacaaaaacaaaaacacagtaagCTGTCCTAACTTGCGGTTGGTGTCTTTGCGTTCAATCAGGTACGAGCCCTCGAGAGACAAGCCGGCAAACAACCCTCTGGACTTGCAGTAGGTGTAGACCGCGGCCATTTTGCGAAGAGTAACATCGGCCTCAACGTTCCTGGAGATGAGCAACAAAAATTGAAATGATACTTCTGCAATGGTTCACGTCATGTCCAGCAGTCACAAACATCGCAGAGGCACACGCAGGGTAAACGTCAGTgctctcaaactggggtccatGATCTGTAACTTCGAAGTCGGCAAAAAtagtatgaaataaatatattatttttaaaaaaggccaTGCCTACACATTGGGACCGGTGCACCAATAAAACGGCTCATACAAATCTATTTTATCCTCCCTACTTGAGCTTTGGCCCAAtgaaaagctctgatatgattgtgacagcaTATCTAGCTCtctaatgctgttttttttttgtacaggtgAGGATAGGTGaccatgacaaaatatttgcaggCTTGGTCGCACATACTTCAGGTCAAAAGTTTTTAAGGGGTGAATAAATGGGCACTAAATCTTTGGCAAAGTTCAGCGCAATTGACTCCCACCGTCATCCGTCTTGTCATATGctaaacaatgtgaaaatgattctgtTCACTTTGTCTGTTAGCAGGAATTAAAGCCGCttgtcacttaaaaaaaataaaatacattttgagaacTGTCGGAACAGTTGGTAAATGTATGGCGACCACATCGCTAATTTGGCTTCGCTTAAGTCTTCCTTCCCACCAGGACACAACATGTACTTTCTGGCAGGGGTCATCAGCAGGAAACCAGCTTTTGCTacgttgg is a window encoding:
- the sh3yl1 gene encoding SH3 domain-containing YSC84-like protein 1 isoform X2, with amino-acid sequence MNSLLPSDLRSEVKKVTKILRGFTEISSGNGPDKLIPATVIASAEGLAIISVVKAGFLITARGGSGIVIARLADRRWSAPSAIGIAGLGGGFEIGVEVSDLVIVLNHRRAVDAFTKGGNLTLGGNFTVAVGPMGRNVEADVTLRKMAAVYTYCKSRGLFAGLSLEGSYLIERKDTNRKFYSQDLRASGILNGDVEPPQECDNLYDILNSYTESNVTDWSSKNVTTKSSRPPSRPPAPTPQPAASTFQNQSDPGAVGKKSLYPNISIYKSNTSSQIPSRRAPNLEGEKQVAGAGETLVVTAVHAFDGQQPGDLSFQPGDRITIITKTDNQYDWWEGQVGGRKGIFPANYVTY
- the sh3yl1 gene encoding SH3 domain-containing YSC84-like protein 1 isoform X4, with translation MTLKCHFNFSPFHMNSLLPSDLRSEVKKVTKILRGFTEISSGNGPDKLIPATVIASAEGLAIISVVKAGFLITARGGSGIVIARLADRRWSAPSAIGIAGLGGGFEIGVEVSDLVIVLNHRRAVDAFTKGGNLTLGGNFTVAVGPMGRNVEADVTLRKMAAVYTYCKSRGLFAGLSLEGSYLIERKDTNRKFYSQDLRASGILNGDVEPPQECDNLYDILNSYTESNVTDWSSKNVTTKSSRPPSRPPAPTPQPAASTFQNQSDPEGEKQVAGAGETLVVTAVHAFDGQQPGDLSFQPGDRITIITKTDNQYDWWEGQVGGRKGIFPANYVTY
- the sh3yl1 gene encoding SH3 domain-containing YSC84-like protein 1 isoform X3, translating into MTLKCHFNFSPFHMNSLLPSDLRSEVKKVTKILRGFTEISSGNGPDKLIPATVIASAEGLAIISVVKAGFLITARGGSGIVIARLADRRWSAPSAIGIAGLGGGFEIGVEVSDLVIVLNHRRAVDAFTKGGNLTLGGNFTVAVGPMGRNVEADVTLRKMAAVYTYCKSRGLFAGLSLEGSYLIERKDTNRKFYSQDLRASGILNGDVEPPQECDNLYDILNSYTESNVTDWSSKNVTTKSSRPPSRPPAPTPQPAASTFQNQSDPGQIPSRRAPNLEGEKQVAGAGETLVVTAVHAFDGQQPGDLSFQPGDRITIITKTDNQYDWWEGQVGGRKGIFPANYVTY
- the sh3yl1 gene encoding SH3 domain-containing YSC84-like protein 1 isoform X1, encoding MTLKCHFNFSPFHMNSLLPSDLRSEVKKVTKILRGFTEISSGNGPDKLIPATVIASAEGLAIISVVKAGFLITARGGSGIVIARLADRRWSAPSAIGIAGLGGGFEIGVEVSDLVIVLNHRRAVDAFTKGGNLTLGGNFTVAVGPMGRNVEADVTLRKMAAVYTYCKSRGLFAGLSLEGSYLIERKDTNRKFYSQDLRASGILNGDVEPPQECDNLYDILNSYTESNVTDWSSKNVTTKSSRPPSRPPAPTPQPAASTFQNQSDPGAVGKKSLYPNISIYKSNTSSQIPSRRAPNLEGEKQVAGAGETLVVTAVHAFDGQQPGDLSFQPGDRITIITKTDNQYDWWEGQVGGRKGIFPANYVTY
- the sh3yl1 gene encoding SH3 domain-containing YSC84-like protein 1 isoform X5, whose protein sequence is MTLKCHFNFSPFHMNSLLPSDLRSEVKKVTKILRGFTEISSGNGPDKLIPATVIASAEGLAIISVVKAGFLITARGGSGIVIARLADRRWSAPSAIGIAGLGGGFEIGVEVSDLVIVLNHRRAVDAFTKGGNLTLGGNFTVAVGPMGRFYSQDLRASGILNGDVEPPQECDNLYDILNSYTESNVTDWSSKNVTTKSSRPPSRPPAPTPQPAASTFQNQSDPGAVGKKSLYPNISIYKSNTSSQIPSRRAPNLEGEKQVAGAGETLVVTAVHAFDGQQPGDLSFQPGDRITIITKTDNQYDWWEGQVGGRKGIFPANYVTY